A stretch of Corallococcus exiguus DNA encodes these proteins:
- a CDS encoding Dyp-type peroxidase, giving the protein MRTPSALASEHHSAKSLSTQQGNQLSHELWSLVQRGLVYPSPYAVFATFWRTPDGTGEPLTRALLQKLMRDVREEIHTHYGSANTTAIVGVGFRLWQEWCSEDGTDLPEGMKLAFPEESSPDWRSNVFSRSNGTFVDSQGDLWFHIKSDEESHCDAVFEFIRARLQDQARCVRSAPHDHQKAATKSTRPDKRGGKVLGCRFAENLNNPSDPVSIQEQTLVGFEDPAHLGASFVVAQRFEINWEHLLDMSPQQVEDLVGRTTEDILIPSQDQRSHIKSARVQDAQGNTLQVLRLGLPFGQANTVHNTELRAKGASLRDEAGIYFAGYARSVRALETVMNQQIGDQRGFMRDRLLSEVRSNLGGFYYIPSQADLGLEPVKLQSAEQQDWKRFPGVDWSRLDRHFDVSSSNGYMHYNHKNYLFQMATMSGDKRRTHQPPSNRVLQLLSDAFSRWQDNWYVNRSQQELEHLCAYVARQYGPAKAREVMGLSVVERMGWAIKVSLGQVFASDAYGFRGRRQDAQGNWYNGADTYRIHPVELIVGALPNLGLGQGRYVIDYARKDEELGNFFAGLSSASGVGHLVPGFQRALDRGLGGLMADVQARHDATQDEGKRQFYRGVVLSLEGVRDSCLAYAALAGKMASELPLGQHAERDNLLKIQERMQRLATERPQTMLEATQLLFTLHAGLHLIGEPTAVGRLDQMLFPFYERDVAAGVLDDSQAQEIIDCFWVKLGEKVLLNRQFVEDHQPFGNLAMGGMSGNYPQGAANNQWIQQVTVGGTVADETPGEGRPAYNRVTLLCLRAARRLPLNAPCLSLRVRKDIPPEYLHEAALAILSGGAHPILLSDEKIIPGMLHSGDGVGQGTQPTAATPVAQKAGSAWSSEVVLQAARDYACDGCYEPQIVGQNWFTLGGMTALSPLEAALNQGKSWSTAGPMYFRGQRVSFTSPPPSAIQSFEQLQDLFFQHLSWMYAKQADGLVGVFGSMSAVCPSPLLSVFVDDCIDKGLDLYGGGARYNMVAPCITALSTVINSLYAIRKMVFEQDTAVTSLPELVEALLCDWGHKMDEPFISTFAGPARIEAKAQRFRDLRQVALAQPRYGRGDEEVDRFANAFIQRVAETVVRVFTEPAEPTAQKMVDLAKKFGTPEKPFGGFQIQPGAGTFENYLEFGATCGASADGRRLGETLASDLSPSPSIADQPVDHQEEGFVRALSGYTGAGAEGFTSGAPTDFNIREDFPVGSLERVLHAFAQGQGSNILTITCANPETFAHASKDPEKYDVLRVRMGGWSEFFVSMFPGHQEQHQRRPISTPDVER; this is encoded by the coding sequence ATGCGTACGCCGTCAGCCCTTGCATCCGAGCACCATTCCGCGAAGTCGTTGTCCACGCAGCAGGGAAACCAGCTCAGCCATGAACTCTGGTCGCTGGTCCAGCGAGGCCTGGTCTACCCTTCTCCCTACGCCGTGTTCGCGACGTTCTGGCGCACGCCGGACGGGACCGGCGAGCCGCTGACCCGGGCGCTCCTCCAGAAGCTGATGCGGGACGTGCGCGAGGAGATCCACACCCACTACGGGAGCGCCAACACCACGGCCATTGTCGGCGTGGGCTTCCGGCTCTGGCAGGAGTGGTGCTCCGAGGACGGGACCGACCTTCCTGAAGGCATGAAGCTGGCCTTCCCGGAGGAGTCCTCGCCGGACTGGCGCTCCAACGTGTTCTCCCGCTCGAACGGGACGTTCGTCGACTCGCAAGGTGACCTGTGGTTCCACATCAAGTCCGACGAGGAGTCCCACTGCGACGCGGTCTTCGAGTTCATCCGCGCTCGGCTGCAGGACCAAGCGCGCTGCGTGCGCTCCGCACCCCATGACCACCAGAAGGCGGCCACCAAGTCCACGCGCCCCGACAAGCGCGGCGGCAAGGTGCTGGGCTGCCGCTTCGCGGAGAACCTCAACAACCCTTCCGATCCGGTCTCCATCCAGGAGCAGACCCTGGTCGGGTTCGAGGACCCCGCGCACCTGGGCGCCTCGTTCGTGGTCGCGCAGCGCTTCGAGATCAACTGGGAGCACCTGCTGGACATGAGCCCCCAGCAGGTAGAGGACCTGGTGGGGCGCACCACCGAGGACATCCTCATCCCCAGCCAGGACCAGCGCAGCCACATCAAGAGCGCCCGCGTGCAGGACGCCCAGGGCAACACGCTGCAGGTGCTCCGGCTGGGATTGCCCTTCGGGCAGGCGAACACGGTGCACAACACGGAGCTGCGCGCCAAGGGGGCCAGCCTCCGGGACGAGGCGGGCATCTACTTCGCGGGCTATGCCCGGAGCGTACGTGCGCTCGAAACCGTCATGAACCAGCAGATTGGCGACCAGCGCGGCTTCATGCGTGACCGGCTGCTCTCCGAGGTCCGCTCCAACCTGGGTGGCTTCTATTACATCCCCAGCCAGGCGGACCTGGGGCTGGAGCCGGTGAAGCTCCAGAGCGCGGAGCAGCAGGACTGGAAGCGCTTCCCCGGCGTGGACTGGAGCCGGTTGGATCGGCACTTCGACGTGTCCTCGTCGAACGGGTACATGCATTACAACCACAAGAACTACCTGTTCCAGATGGCGACGATGTCCGGGGACAAGCGCCGGACGCACCAACCCCCGTCCAACCGGGTGCTGCAATTGCTGTCAGACGCCTTCTCCCGTTGGCAGGACAACTGGTACGTCAACCGGTCGCAGCAGGAACTGGAGCACCTGTGCGCCTACGTGGCGCGCCAGTACGGCCCCGCGAAGGCCCGGGAGGTGATGGGGCTCTCCGTGGTGGAACGCATGGGGTGGGCCATCAAGGTCAGCCTGGGCCAGGTCTTCGCCAGCGACGCCTATGGCTTCCGGGGCCGCCGTCAGGACGCGCAGGGCAACTGGTACAACGGCGCGGACACCTACCGCATCCACCCGGTGGAGCTCATCGTCGGGGCCCTGCCCAATCTGGGGCTCGGCCAGGGGCGGTATGTCATTGATTACGCGCGCAAGGACGAGGAGCTGGGCAACTTCTTCGCGGGGCTGAGCTCCGCGTCGGGCGTGGGCCACCTGGTGCCCGGCTTCCAGCGCGCCCTGGACCGGGGCCTGGGCGGGTTGATGGCGGACGTCCAGGCCCGGCACGACGCGACCCAGGATGAAGGCAAGCGCCAGTTCTACCGGGGCGTCGTGCTGTCCCTGGAGGGCGTGCGCGACAGCTGCCTGGCCTACGCGGCGCTCGCGGGAAAGATGGCCTCGGAGCTGCCCCTGGGGCAGCACGCCGAGCGCGACAACCTGCTGAAGATCCAGGAGCGGATGCAGCGGCTGGCCACGGAGCGGCCCCAGACGATGCTTGAGGCCACCCAGCTGCTCTTCACGCTGCACGCGGGCCTGCACCTGATTGGCGAGCCCACGGCGGTGGGCCGGTTGGATCAGATGCTCTTCCCCTTCTACGAGCGAGACGTGGCGGCGGGCGTGCTGGACGACTCACAGGCGCAGGAGATCATCGACTGCTTCTGGGTGAAGCTGGGTGAGAAGGTCCTGCTCAACCGCCAGTTCGTGGAGGACCACCAGCCCTTCGGCAACCTCGCCATGGGCGGGATGAGCGGCAACTATCCGCAGGGCGCCGCGAACAACCAGTGGATCCAGCAGGTGACGGTGGGCGGGACGGTCGCGGACGAGACGCCCGGAGAGGGTCGGCCCGCGTACAACCGCGTCACCCTGCTCTGCCTGCGCGCGGCCCGGCGGCTGCCGCTCAACGCGCCGTGCCTGTCATTGCGCGTGCGCAAGGACATCCCGCCCGAATACCTGCACGAGGCAGCGCTGGCGATCCTCAGCGGCGGAGCGCACCCGATTCTTCTCAGCGACGAGAAGATCATCCCCGGGATGCTGCACAGCGGTGACGGCGTGGGCCAGGGCACGCAGCCCACCGCGGCCACACCGGTGGCCCAGAAGGCCGGCAGCGCGTGGAGCAGCGAGGTGGTGCTCCAGGCGGCGCGCGACTACGCCTGTGACGGCTGCTACGAGCCGCAGATCGTGGGCCAGAACTGGTTCACGCTGGGAGGCATGACGGCCCTGTCGCCGCTGGAGGCCGCGCTCAACCAGGGCAAGAGCTGGAGCACGGCTGGCCCCATGTACTTCCGGGGCCAGCGTGTGTCCTTCACGTCGCCTCCGCCCTCGGCCATCCAGTCGTTCGAGCAGCTCCAGGACCTGTTCTTCCAGCACCTGAGCTGGATGTACGCGAAGCAGGCGGACGGACTGGTGGGCGTCTTCGGCTCCATGAGCGCCGTGTGCCCGTCGCCGTTGCTGTCGGTGTTCGTGGACGACTGCATCGACAAGGGGCTGGACCTCTACGGGGGGGGTGCCCGCTACAACATGGTGGCCCCGTGCATCACGGCCCTCTCCACGGTCATCAACTCGCTGTACGCCATCCGGAAGATGGTGTTCGAGCAGGACACGGCGGTGACGTCCCTGCCGGAACTCGTGGAGGCGCTGCTGTGCGACTGGGGCCACAAGATGGACGAGCCCTTCATCAGCACCTTCGCGGGCCCCGCGCGCATCGAGGCGAAGGCGCAGCGCTTCCGGGACCTGCGCCAGGTGGCGCTCGCCCAGCCCCGCTACGGCCGCGGAGACGAAGAGGTGGATCGCTTCGCCAACGCCTTCATCCAGCGCGTGGCGGAGACGGTGGTGCGCGTCTTCACGGAGCCCGCCGAGCCCACCGCCCAGAAGATGGTGGACCTGGCGAAGAAGTTCGGGACGCCGGAGAAGCCGTTCGGCGGGTTCCAGATCCAACCGGGCGCGGGCACCTTCGAGAACTACTTGGAGTTCGGCGCGACCTGCGGCGCCTCCGCGGATGGACGGCGGCTCGGGGAGACGCTGGCCTCGGACCTGAGCCCGTCGCCGAGCATCGCGGATCAGCCGGTAGATCATCAGGAGGAAGGCTTCGTGCGAGCGCTGTCTGGCTACACCGGCGCGGGAGCCGAGGGCTTCACGAGCGGAGCGCCCACGGACTTCAACATCCGCGAGGACTTCCCCGTGGGCTCGCTGGAGCGCGTGCTGCACGCGTTCGCCCAGGGCCAGGGCTCGAACATCCTGACCATCACCTGCGCCAACCCTGAGACCTTCGCGCACGCGTCGAAGGACCCGGAGAAGTACGACGTGCTCCGGGTGCGCATGGGCGGCTGGTCGGAGTTCTTCGTCTCCATGTTCCCGGGGCACCAGGAACAGCACCAGCGCCGGCCAATCAGCACGCCTGACGTCGAGCGCTGA